In the genome of Cronobacter malonaticus LMG 23826, one region contains:
- the pflB gene encoding formate C-acetyltransferase, whose product MSELNEKLATAWEGFAKGDWQNEVNVRDFIQKNYTPYEGDESFLAGATEATTTLWDKVMEGVKLENRTHAPVDFDTSVASTITSHDAGYINKSLEKIVGLQTEAPLKRAIIPFGGIKMVENSCKAYNRELDPQLKKIFTEYRKTHNQGVFDVYTKDILNCRKSGVLTGLPDAYGRGRIIGDYRRVALYGIDFLMKDKYAQFVSLQQDLENGVNLEATIRLREEIAEQHRALGQIKEMAAKYGCDISGPATNAQEAVQWTYFGYLAAVKSQNGAAMSFGRVSTFLDVYIERDLKAGKITEQEAQELIDHLVMKLRMVRFLRTPEYDELFSGDPIWATESVGGMGVDGRTLVTKNSFRFLNTLYTMGPSPEPNITILWSEKLPLNFKKFAAKVSIDTSSLQYENDDLMRPDFNNDDYAIACCVSPMVVGKQMQFFGARANLAKTMLYAINGGVDEKLKMQVGPKSEPIKGDLLNFDEVMERMDHFMDWLAKQYVTALNIIHYMHDKYSYEASLMALHDRDVIRTMACGIAGLSVAADSLSAIKYAKVKPIRDEDGLAIDFEIEGEYPQFGNNDARVDDLAVDLVERFMKKIQKLKTYRNAIPTQSVLTITSNVVYGKKTGNTPDGRRAGAPFGPGANPMHGRDQKGAVASLTSVAKLPFAYAKDGISYTFSIVPNALGKDDEVRKTNLAGLMDGYFHHEASIEGGQHLNVNVMNREMLLDAMEHPEKYPQLTIRVSGYAVRFNSLTKEQQQDVITRTFTQTM is encoded by the coding sequence ATGTCCGAGCTTAATGAAAAGTTAGCCACAGCCTGGGAAGGTTTTGCGAAAGGCGACTGGCAGAATGAAGTCAACGTCCGCGACTTTATCCAGAAAAACTACACGCCATACGAGGGTGACGAGTCCTTCCTGGCTGGCGCAACTGAAGCCACCACTACCCTGTGGGACAAAGTTATGGAAGGCGTCAAACTGGAGAACCGCACTCATGCGCCAGTAGACTTCGACACTTCCGTAGCGTCCACCATCACCTCGCATGACGCAGGTTATATCAACAAGTCTCTTGAGAAAATTGTTGGCCTGCAGACTGAAGCTCCGTTGAAACGCGCCATCATCCCGTTTGGCGGCATCAAAATGGTTGAAAACTCCTGCAAAGCGTATAACCGCGAGCTGGATCCGCAACTGAAAAAAATCTTCACCGAATACCGTAAAACCCACAACCAGGGTGTATTCGATGTTTACACCAAAGACATCCTGAACTGCCGTAAATCTGGCGTACTGACCGGTCTGCCGGATGCTTACGGTCGTGGCCGTATCATCGGTGACTACCGTCGCGTTGCCCTGTACGGTATCGACTTCCTGATGAAAGACAAATACGCACAGTTTGTCTCTCTGCAGCAGGATCTGGAAAACGGCGTAAACCTGGAAGCGACTATCCGTCTGCGCGAAGAGATTGCTGAACAGCACCGCGCGCTCGGCCAGATCAAAGAGATGGCAGCGAAATATGGCTGCGATATCTCCGGTCCGGCGACTAACGCTCAGGAAGCTGTACAGTGGACTTACTTCGGCTACCTGGCTGCGGTGAAATCTCAGAACGGTGCCGCGATGTCCTTCGGCCGCGTTTCCACGTTCCTTGACGTGTATATCGAACGCGACCTGAAAGCAGGCAAAATCACCGAGCAGGAAGCCCAGGAACTGATCGACCACCTGGTCATGAAACTGCGTATGGTGCGCTTCCTGCGCACACCGGAATATGATGAGCTGTTCTCCGGCGACCCGATCTGGGCAACCGAATCTGTCGGCGGTATGGGCGTTGACGGCCGTACGCTGGTGACTAAAAACAGCTTCCGCTTCCTGAACACCCTGTACACCATGGGGCCGTCTCCGGAGCCGAACATCACGATTCTGTGGTCCGAAAAACTGCCGCTGAACTTCAAAAAATTCGCGGCGAAAGTCTCCATCGACACTTCTTCTCTGCAGTATGAGAACGATGACCTGATGCGTCCGGACTTCAACAACGACGACTACGCTATCGCGTGCTGCGTAAGCCCGATGGTAGTTGGTAAGCAAATGCAGTTCTTCGGTGCTCGCGCTAACCTCGCGAAAACCATGCTGTACGCTATCAACGGCGGCGTTGATGAAAAACTGAAAATGCAGGTAGGCCCGAAATCTGAACCGATCAAAGGCGATCTGCTGAACTTCGACGAAGTCATGGAACGTATGGATCACTTCATGGACTGGCTGGCGAAACAGTACGTCACCGCCCTGAACATCATCCACTACATGCATGACAAATACAGCTATGAAGCTTCGCTGATGGCGCTGCACGATCGTGACGTTATCCGCACCATGGCGTGTGGTATCGCTGGCCTGTCTGTTGCGGCTGACTCCCTGTCCGCCATCAAATACGCGAAAGTTAAACCGATTCGCGATGAAGATGGTCTGGCTATCGACTTCGAAATCGAAGGCGAATACCCGCAGTTCGGTAACAACGACGCTCGCGTGGATGACCTGGCGGTTGATCTGGTAGAACGTTTCATGAAGAAAATTCAGAAACTGAAAACTTACCGCAACGCTATCCCGACCCAGTCTGTGCTGACCATTACCTCTAACGTGGTTTATGGTAAGAAAACCGGTAACACCCCGGATGGCCGCCGCGCTGGCGCACCGTTCGGCCCGGGTGCTAACCCGATGCACGGTCGTGACCAGAAAGGCGCTGTCGCTTCTCTGACTTCTGTCGCTAAACTGCCGTTCGCCTACGCGAAAGATGGTATCTCCTATACCTTCTCTATCGTGCCGAACGCGCTGGGTAAAGACGACGAAGTGCGTAAAACCAACCTGGCGGGTCTGATGGATGGTTACTTCCATCATGAAGCGTCTATCGAAGGCGGTCAGCACCTGAACGTGAACGTCATGAACCGCGAAATGCTGCTGGATGCGATGGAACATCCTGAGAAATATCCGCAGCTGACCATTCGCGTGTCTGGCTACGCGGTGCGTTTCAACTCGCTGACGAAAGAACAGCAGCAGGACGTCATCACCCGTACTTTCACTCAGACAATGTAA
- the pflA gene encoding pyruvate formate lyase 1-activating protein: MSVTGRIHSYESCGTVDGPGIRFITFFQGCLMRCLYCHNRDTWDTHGGKEITVEELMKEVVTYRHFMNASGGGVTASGGEAILQAEFVRDWFRACKKEGIHTCLDTNGFVRRYDPVIDELLEVTDLVMLDLKQMNDEIHQNLVGVSNHRTLEFAKYISAKGIKTWIRYVVVPGWSDDDDSAHRLGEFTRDMGNVEKIELLPYHELGKHKWVAMGEEYKLDGVKPPKKETMERVKGILEQYGHKVMY, encoded by the coding sequence ATGTCAGTTACTGGTCGCATTCACTCCTACGAATCCTGTGGCACTGTCGACGGGCCGGGGATCCGCTTTATCACCTTCTTTCAGGGCTGCCTGATGCGCTGCCTCTATTGCCACAACCGCGACACTTGGGACACGCACGGCGGCAAAGAGATAACGGTTGAAGAACTGATGAAAGAGGTGGTGACCTACCGGCATTTCATGAACGCGTCCGGCGGCGGCGTGACGGCGTCTGGCGGCGAGGCGATCCTCCAGGCGGAATTCGTGCGTGACTGGTTCCGCGCCTGTAAGAAAGAAGGTATTCACACCTGCCTCGACACCAACGGTTTTGTGCGTCGCTACGATCCGGTCATTGATGAACTGCTGGAAGTCACCGATCTGGTGATGCTCGATCTCAAGCAGATGAACGATGAAATTCACCAGAATCTGGTCGGCGTCTCTAATCACCGCACGCTGGAGTTCGCCAAATATATTTCAGCCAAAGGCATCAAAACCTGGATCCGCTATGTCGTCGTTCCTGGCTGGTCTGATGATGATGATTCCGCACATCGCCTGGGCGAATTTACCCGCGATATGGGCAACGTCGAGAAAATTGAGCTCCTGCCCTATCATGAGCTGGGTAAACATAAATGGGTGGCGATGGGTGAAGAGTATAAGCTTGACGGCGTGAAACCACCGAAAAAGGAGACGATGGAGCGCGTCAAAGGGATCCTTGAGCAGTATGGCCACAAAGTGATGTACTAA
- a CDS encoding MFS transporter: protein MSIYTRPVLLLLCGLLLLTLAIAVLNTLVPLWLAHDNLPTWQVGMVSSSYFTGNLLGTLITGALIKRYGFNRSYYLASLIFAAGCAGLGVTLGFWSWLAWRFIAGVGCAMIWVVVESALMCSGTARNRGRLLAAYMMVYYLGTVAGQLMVSKLPTDLMSVLPWVTGMVMAAILPLLFTRIVNSNTEHQEKTHVWPMFKLRQARLGVNGCIISGIVLGSLYGLMPLYFNHQGVSDSGIGFWMAVMVSAGIIGQWPIGKLADRFGRLLVLRVQVFVVIVGCMAMLAQAAMAPALFVLGAAGFTLYPVAMAWACEKVEHHQLVAMNQALLLSYTIGSLLGPTFTAMLMQSYSDSLLFVMIASVSFVYLMMLMRKAGHHPTPVAHA, encoded by the coding sequence ATGTCTATCTATACCCGGCCAGTGCTGCTTTTGCTCTGTGGCCTGCTTCTGTTGACCCTGGCGATAGCGGTGTTAAATACGCTGGTACCGCTGTGGCTTGCCCATGACAATTTGCCGACCTGGCAGGTCGGTATGGTTAGCTCATCTTATTTCACCGGCAATCTGCTGGGTACGCTGATTACCGGCGCGCTTATCAAGCGCTATGGATTTAACCGCAGCTACTATCTCGCCTCGCTGATTTTCGCCGCCGGCTGTGCCGGGCTTGGCGTGACGCTCGGTTTCTGGAGCTGGCTGGCGTGGCGTTTTATCGCCGGTGTCGGTTGCGCCATGATTTGGGTGGTCGTGGAAAGCGCGTTGATGTGCAGCGGCACGGCACGTAACCGCGGGCGTCTGCTGGCGGCGTATATGATGGTTTATTATCTGGGCACGGTCGCCGGGCAACTGATGGTTAGCAAGCTGCCGACTGATCTGATGAGCGTTTTGCCGTGGGTAACAGGCATGGTGATGGCAGCCATTCTGCCGCTGCTCTTTACCCGTATCGTGAACAGCAATACTGAGCATCAGGAAAAAACGCACGTCTGGCCAATGTTCAAGCTGCGTCAGGCGCGTCTGGGCGTTAACGGTTGCATTATCTCTGGTATCGTGCTGGGCTCGCTGTATGGTCTGATGCCGCTATACTTTAACCATCAGGGAGTGAGCGACTCCGGGATCGGCTTCTGGATGGCAGTAATGGTGAGCGCCGGGATTATCGGCCAGTGGCCGATCGGTAAGCTGGCTGATCGCTTCGGGCGTCTGCTGGTGCTGCGCGTGCAGGTGTTTGTCGTGATTGTGGGTTGTATGGCGATGCTGGCACAGGCTGCGATGGCGCCTGCGCTGTTTGTCCTCGGCGCCGCCGGTTTTACGCTTTATCCGGTGGCAATGGCCTGGGCCTGTGAAAAGGTCGAGCATCATCAACTGGTGGCGATGAATCAGGCGCTGCTGCTGAGCTATACCATCGGCAGCCTGCTGGGACCCACCTTCACCGCTATGCTGATGCAGAGCTATTCAGACAGCCTGCTGTTTGTGATGATTGCCAGCGTATCGTTTGTCTATCTGATGATGCTGATGCGTAAAGCCGGGCATCATCCTACGCCGGTGGCACACGCCTGA
- the serS gene encoding serine--tRNA ligase, with product MLDPNLLRTEPDAVAEKLARRGFKLDVDKLVALEERRKVLQVKTENLQAERNSRSKSIGQAKARGEDIEPLRLEVNKLGEELDAAKNELDALLAEIRDIALALPNLPDDEVPLGKDDSENVEVSRWGTPRKFDFEIRDHVTLGETLGGLDFASAVKLTGSRFVVMKGQIARLHRALAQFMLDLHTEEHGYSENYVPYLVNHDTLYGTGQLPKFAGDLFHTRPLEEEADSSNYALIPTAEVPLTNLVRDEIIDEESLPIKMTAHTPCFRSEAGSYGRDTRGLIRMHQFDKVEMVQVVRPEDSMQALEEMTGHAEKVLQLLGLPYRKVLLCSGDMGFGARKTYDLEVWLPAQDTYREISSCSNMWDFQARRMQARCRSKSDKKTRLVHTLNGSGLAVGRTLVAVLENYQQADGRIEIPDVLRPYMKGLEFIG from the coding sequence ATGCTCGATCCCAATCTGCTGCGTACCGAGCCAGACGCAGTCGCAGAAAAACTGGCACGCCGGGGCTTTAAGCTGGATGTAGATAAGCTGGTCGCTCTTGAAGAGCGTCGTAAAGTTCTGCAGGTAAAAACTGAAAATCTGCAGGCTGAACGTAACTCGCGATCGAAATCCATCGGCCAGGCGAAAGCGCGTGGGGAGGATATTGAGCCGCTTCGTCTGGAAGTGAATAAACTCGGCGAAGAGCTTGATGCGGCGAAAAATGAGCTGGATGCGCTGCTCGCTGAAATCCGTGATATCGCGCTGGCCCTGCCTAACCTGCCGGATGATGAAGTGCCGCTGGGTAAAGATGACAGCGAGAACGTGGAAGTCAGCCGTTGGGGTACGCCGCGTAAATTCGATTTCGAAATCCGCGACCACGTGACGCTGGGTGAAACGCTGGGCGGGCTGGATTTTGCGAGCGCCGTGAAGCTGACCGGCTCGCGTTTTGTGGTTATGAAAGGGCAGATTGCCCGCCTGCACCGCGCGCTGGCCCAGTTTATGCTGGATCTGCATACCGAAGAGCATGGCTATAGCGAAAACTATGTGCCGTATCTGGTGAACCACGACACGCTCTACGGTACGGGTCAGCTGCCGAAATTCGCAGGCGATCTGTTCCACACGCGTCCGCTGGAAGAAGAAGCCGACAGCAGCAATTATGCGCTGATCCCGACTGCGGAAGTGCCGCTGACGAACCTCGTGCGCGATGAGATCATCGACGAAGAGTCGCTGCCGATCAAAATGACCGCGCATACGCCGTGCTTCCGTTCTGAAGCAGGTTCTTACGGCCGCGACACCCGTGGTCTTATTCGTATGCACCAGTTCGATAAAGTAGAAATGGTGCAGGTCGTGCGCCCGGAAGATTCCATGCAGGCGCTGGAAGAAATGACCGGCCACGCGGAGAAAGTGCTGCAATTGCTCGGTCTTCCGTACCGTAAAGTGCTGCTGTGCTCTGGCGATATGGGCTTCGGCGCGCGTAAAACCTATGACCTGGAAGTCTGGCTTCCGGCGCAGGATACGTACCGCGAAATCTCTTCCTGCTCCAACATGTGGGATTTTCAGGCTCGTCGTATGCAGGCACGCTGCCGAAGCAAGTCTGATAAAAAGACCCGTCTGGTGCACACGCTGAATGGCTCTGGTCTGGCGGTAGGACGTACGCTGGTCGCGGTGCTGGAGAACTATCAGCAGGCGGATGGCCGTATTGAAATTCCTGACGTGCTGCGTCCGTATATGAAAGGTCTTGAGTTCATCGGCTAA
- the rarA gene encoding replication-associated recombination protein RarA: protein MGNLSLDFSDNTFQPLAARMRPENLAQYIGQQHLLAPGKPLPRAIEAGHLHSMILWGPPGTGKTTLAEVIGRYANADVERISAVTSGVKEIREAIERARQNRNAGRRTILFVDEVHRFNKSQQDAFLPHIEDGTITFIGATTENPSFELNSALLSRARVYLLKSLTVEDIEQVLTQAMTDRERGYGGQDIVLPDETRLAIAQLVNGDARRALNTLEMMADMAPADDSGKRVLKPELLTEIAGERSARFDNKGDRFYDLISALHKSVRGSAPDAALYWYARIISAGGDPLYVARRCLAIASEDIGNADPRAMQVAISAWDCFTRVGPAEGERAIAQAIVYLACAPKSNAVYTAFKAAMKDARERPDYDVPEHLRNAPTKLMKEMGYGQEYRYAHDEPNAYAAGEDYFPAEMAQTRYYHPTNRGLEGKIGEKLAWLAEQDQKSPTKRYR, encoded by the coding sequence GTGGGCAATCTTTCGCTCGATTTTTCCGATAACACCTTTCAGCCACTGGCCGCGCGTATGCGGCCAGAAAATCTGGCGCAGTATATCGGGCAGCAGCATCTGCTGGCGCCTGGTAAGCCGCTGCCCCGCGCCATTGAGGCCGGACATCTTCACTCCATGATCCTCTGGGGGCCGCCTGGCACCGGGAAAACCACGCTCGCGGAAGTGATTGGCCGCTACGCGAACGCTGATGTGGAGCGCATTTCGGCAGTAACATCCGGCGTGAAAGAGATTCGTGAAGCCATCGAGCGCGCCCGCCAGAACCGCAACGCGGGCCGCCGCACGATTTTATTCGTCGACGAAGTGCATCGCTTTAACAAAAGCCAGCAGGACGCCTTCCTGCCGCATATCGAAGACGGCACCATTACGTTTATTGGCGCGACAACGGAAAACCCGTCGTTTGAGCTGAACTCGGCGCTGCTTTCACGCGCGCGCGTCTACCTGCTGAAATCCCTGACGGTGGAAGATATCGAACAGGTGCTGACGCAGGCGATGACTGACCGTGAGCGCGGCTACGGCGGCCAGGATATCGTCTTACCGGATGAAACCCGGCTCGCCATTGCGCAGTTGGTCAATGGCGATGCGCGCCGCGCGCTCAATACGCTGGAAATGATGGCCGATATGGCCCCAGCCGACGACAGCGGTAAGCGAGTACTGAAACCCGAACTGCTGACGGAAATCGCCGGTGAGCGCAGCGCCCGCTTCGATAATAAAGGCGACCGTTTTTACGATTTGATCTCTGCGCTGCATAAGTCGGTGCGTGGTTCAGCGCCGGATGCGGCGCTTTACTGGTATGCGCGTATTATCAGCGCAGGCGGCGATCCGCTGTATGTTGCGCGGCGCTGTCTGGCCATTGCCTCTGAAGATATCGGCAACGCCGATCCGCGCGCTATGCAGGTGGCCATTTCCGCGTGGGACTGCTTTACGCGCGTCGGCCCGGCGGAAGGCGAAAGGGCGATTGCGCAGGCGATTGTCTATCTCGCTTGCGCGCCGAAGAGCAACGCGGTCTATACCGCTTTCAAGGCGGCGATGAAAGACGCCCGTGAACGCCCGGATTACGACGTACCGGAACATCTGCGCAATGCCCCGACGAAGCTCATGAAGGAAATGGGCTACGGACAGGAGTACCGCTACGCGCATGACGAACCTAACGCCTACGCAGCTGGCGAAGACTATTTCCCCGCGGAAATGGCACAAACGCGCTACTATCACCCCACCAACAGAGGTCTTGAAGGCAAGATTGGCGAAAAGCTAGCCTGGCTTGCTGAGCAGGATCAGAAAAGCCCCACAAAACGCTACCGCTAA
- the lolA gene encoding outer membrane lipoprotein chaperone LolA, which translates to MKKIAVTCALLSAFAVSSVWADAAGDLKSRLDKVSSFHASFTQKVTDGSGAAVQEGQGDLWVKRPNLFNWHMTQPDESVLISDGKTLWFYNPFVEQASATWLKDATSNTPFMLIARNQSSDWQQYNIKQNGDDFVLTPKSASGNLKQFTINVSRDGTINQFSAVEQDDQRSSYQLKSQQNGAVDMSKFTFTPPQGVTVDDQRNK; encoded by the coding sequence ATGAAAAAAATCGCCGTTACCTGTGCTTTGCTTTCCGCGTTTGCCGTATCGTCCGTCTGGGCGGATGCCGCAGGCGATTTGAAGAGCCGCCTTGATAAAGTCAGCAGCTTCCACGCCAGCTTTACCCAGAAAGTGACCGATGGCAGCGGTGCCGCCGTTCAGGAAGGCCAGGGCGATCTGTGGGTCAAACGTCCGAATCTTTTCAACTGGCATATGACGCAGCCGGATGAAAGCGTGCTGATCTCCGATGGCAAAACGCTGTGGTTCTATAACCCGTTTGTTGAACAGGCGAGCGCGACCTGGCTGAAAGACGCTACCAGCAATACGCCGTTTATGCTGATTGCGCGTAACCAGAGCAGTGACTGGCAGCAGTACAACATTAAACAGAACGGCGACGATTTTGTGTTGACGCCAAAATCAGCAAGCGGCAACCTGAAGCAGTTCACCATTAATGTAAGCCGCGACGGCACCATTAATCAGTTCAGCGCCGTCGAGCAGGACGACCAGCGCAGCAGCTATCAGCTGAAATCCCAGCAGAATGGCGCTGTAGATATGAGCAAATTTACCTTTACGCCGCCGCAGGGCGTAACGGTGGACGACCAGCGTAATAAGTAA